The genome window GCCGATCGATCGTTTATCAGTCTGGCGCTGAGTCCCGTTCCAACTCGATGTCGACCACACAGACGGATGTCACACCGCCTGTCAATGGCTTCGGGCGCTTGTATCCGTCGGCTTCTCCGCCGAGTGGTCCTTATACCCTTCCTAATGGCCTCACAGTTCCTGGGACATCCGAACCGGGTGTACCGCCGAGCTCAACCACGGCAAGTATGACCAAACGCCTATCCACCTATGTGGCGGGATCCTTGAGCACGGAGGGGCATGAACCTGGGTCGTCGCCGCCAACGGTGCCAGAGCCAATCTTGCGAAGCACTTCGCCCCCAGCACCCAACTTCAGTGTTCCGTCATTCAGCAAGAGGTTTGCTGCTAAAACCGTTCAAGCTAAGCTTGTTCAAGATCCTCGTCTGGACTGTGACCAAAGTAATGGGATCCGTCATCAGGAATCTGACGAGCAACTCGATGCGTTGTCTGCGTTTCCCTCCCCACCTCAGTCGCCAGCCCGGAACATGAGTAAAATGAGCCTTAACGACATACATGAGGATCCTTCTACCGTCCGCAACGCCTCCCCTAGGCGACAATTGCGGGTATCCAATTCTGAGGATTCGCTGGCAGATCTTCAGCAAAGAAATAATGACCATAGGAGTCTACCCAACCAACGTCTACCGATAACGTATACCATGCCATCGCACTCCCGTCCTCAGAGCATAGCCATTGACCCGTTAAGCAAGCTTCCATCTGAACCGCAACCCACACGACCAACTACAAATCACGGAAATCAGCCGCACCTTGAGCTCCAACGGGATAGAATGTATCCCACAGACCGCAGCGGTCGTCCTCCCAGCATGGCTCGGCGCAAGAGCATGCCGGGACTGTCAGTTGGACCCCCAGCAGCACCTCCCCCCAATTGTCCCCTACCGAAAATCCCATATCCAATCGATCCACATAGGCCTATTCTACTACCAAGCGCTTCCCTCACAAGTCGTTCCTCCCAATTGCCACCTTCGAAGTCGTTACGAGACCGCCAAAGAAGCTTTGCCAGCATCAATCCTCCCACGTCCCATATCGATCTTCCTACTGCTCCAAGTATAGATACCCCGGTATCTTCCGGATTATAAGTGATACCGCCTCACGTCGatctttttatttttatttttttatttttttatttttttttttttctactCTCTACCATGGCTCATTTTGCATCTCTAGGCGTCAGTAGATGTTTTGGAGATGCCTGTACATCAGCATAACTTTCGCGAACTTTGGAAAAGTGCTATTAGACTACTCCCCCTCACTTCTGAGGGATTCTGTCTTCATGTCTGGAGTTTTACTGCATTTGCCATGCCTCAGCAACTTGCTTTCTTATTTATATACCTCTGATACCAAACACCTTTGTTAATTTGTCATTGCATTTACCTGTCGtcttcttgaccttctttACAGCCGCAATTGAAGATATCCACGCGGTACGTCGTTGCCATACTCAACTATCCGTGACATCTTTTGTTTTATTATTCCCCATTTACATGTTCTTTATCTGGGTCTATCTCGGGTTTTGATGCTTCATACAATCATGTAGTGGAGATTACCTTCTCCCATGTCGTATATCCCAGCCTCGGGTAATTCACACAGCGAAATTTTCTGACTCGACCTGTGCATCCTCACGAATAAGAATTATAATATCGGAATTACAGAGTTCTCGATGATCCACGATGATTTTGGTCAATTCAAAAAGGTGGAACCTTACTCCAATTCGAAGGAACATATATCATTTAAGGGAAATAGTTATACGTGGCTATTCATCCAATGACCCCGAATCCCAAAGTCCAGAACGTAACCCAGAACAACCACAAAGACTCAAAAGGCAAAGCGACGCGCGGATACGATGCATCCTAGAATCATGCCCAAGTGCAACCAAACCATCTATGCGATTTACTCCTCAGTGGCTTCTTCCACCTTGGGCGCTAGATCACGCTTCACGACGCCGGAAGCATCTGCGGCAGGTGTTGCTGTTGTGGTCGCGGAAGGGGTAGAGTCTTCCCCCTTGCCAGATGCAGTTTGTGGCTCTGCGGTCACAGCGCCAGCGACGGCCTTCTTGgactttttcttcttcttcttgctctatAATGCAGTCAGTACATCGATcgaaagaggaagactggaaggagagaaagaaataccTCCTGCCAACCCCACAAAGGCTTGAAGCTATCAATGAACCCGACGTCCTCGAAGAGGTTCGGAAACAACCAGAGGCCAGGAGGCACGACGAAAACGGTCACGCAGAACAGAATCAGCCGGAAGATGGAcatggcgaagaagagaccCAGCAGACCCATCATCCCGACGCTGAGGTACCAGACGCCCTGGCGGAGCATCATGGGCCACAGTGGGAAGAGGACAACCGCAAAGATACCTGCCACGACGGCGGCGGCCATGGCCTTCTGTTTCCATTGTGGTCCCTCGTAGAGCCAGACGTAGTGCATCATGGGGTCTGTCTCCTGGTGCTGCTCGATCTTGACGGTCCAGAGGCCCTTGACGCGGGTCTTTGGTTTGGCATGGTTGTGGCCAGCATGCGGGTCGACTTTGGAGACGCGCAGGGCGAGAAGGGAGAGAGGGAGGAGTTTGAAGACGTTTTCGGCGGAGGCGCGGTCGGTGACGggggggaggagggagtTCTTTTTGGCGGCGGCTTTGGCGTAGGCGGGGGATTCGAGGGCGCGGATGGCGCGTTTGACTATGCTACTCATCAGTACTGAGTCGGAGACTCGTTAGAAGTATGGGAGAAAAAGTACCCTTAAACATGTCCTTTCTTTGTCCGTCTAGGATACACGTGCGAGACTTGAGGTTCTGGGAGCGTAGGAACTGGGCAACCGCGATCGCTCTAGGGTCTGGAGGATTCGACGGGTTCACGGGGACTTGCTGCATCTGTTGCTGAGGTGGAGAGGGCTGTCCAGACTGCccctgttgttgctgttgctgttgctgctgctggggcCCTGCTTGTCCCTGCTGCTGCGCTGCTTGAGCCTGTTGCTGGGCcatctgctgctggtgcGCGGCCATAGCTCGCATCCTCAATTGATGGACGTATTGTTCGGTCGTCATGCCGTGCTTCGCGGCCTCGGCATTCAGTTGTTCGCGCTGCTGTCTTGCAAATTCCTCGGGGGTCAATCCTCGTCTCGCTGCTTCCGCGGCgaactgctgctgcatggcAGCAATCTGCTGTGGGCTAGGCCCACCTGGAGCCGCCATGtcgaaagagaaaaggagTTTGGATAATTGGCGTTAATGAATCAATTAACAGAGGAAAGACTGAAACAGGGATGTTAGAGAATGAGCCTGAAGCTGGGAAGGAGAGCGTATCAAAAGTGGTTTGgctggaagatgaaagaaGCCGGAAAATCACAGGGGAGCGATGAACACAAAGTGGCCAGATAGATGGTGTTGGCCCgcccgaagaggaaaagggtCGATCGTCATTCATTCAACTAATCGTACCGTAGCACCGCCCGTCCGCGTCTCCGCAGTTTGAGCCTCGACTAACCATTCTCCATCGCTCGAATCGCTTGGTGCAATTGCGAATCCAACCTGAAATGAGTTTTATCCCCTAGTTTGATCCTCGCTGCCCATTGTATGCAGCTCCATGGGCCTGAGTTATGATCCTGATGCTTCCCTTGTGAACTCTACATGGGTGGCTGTCCTACTCGTGCGTTGACATCACGAACTGATCCCGTATGAAGTTTGACTGACGATGGGTTGATTAGAGTGAAAGAGATGTTGCCGGCCAGATTCCTATCAACTTTGTTACCGTGCCGGCTGTCTCGCTGACTGCAGCATGCTTCGGTAAAAACATCTACGACGCCAGTGCTGCTCAGAAATGCATTTCGAACTTGCTCGCTATCGGCTACCGTCGTTTCCTAATTGACATATACTGGTCGGTGGAGCAGCGAAATTGGATCCTTTGCCCAGTCGCAAAACCGCAGGACGCTCAGGTTGTCACCGTCTCGACCACGCCTTCTCCCACAGCCACGGCCAGTGCAGTCACAGGCACCCTCACAGCAGTCGCCGCTCCGTCAGGCTCGCTACTCTACGAGCTCGGTCCCTATCTTTGCTCCGATAATCTGGACCTTTCTGGGCTAGTTGATATTTTCGCAGAGCATTTCCGAGTCACCAACTCTCAATGGAATGTGTATACGACGTTCATCACGGTAAACCTTCATGTGGCATCAAGTACTGCGTCCTTCGATCAGCCAGCTGCATCCGTCACCAACGAGCAGCTGCCGTTACCGTCAGAATACGTGAGCGCTTTGTTTAATGCGCGTCTTTCTACATACATCTACAGGCCGTCCGAATTAGCCAAGGAGCGCAAGAACCTCAACGAATCATGGTATGCAGTTGACGATGGATACCAGCCTATCACGGAATACTTCACCCTTCACGAGGATGCGAATGGAAAGCAAAGTACGCCGGATGGCTGGCCCTCTTCGAAATATGTGCAACTCGCGCAAGAGCGGCGACTCTTCCTGGAATATGGGTCGGTTGACTCGCAGCTGGGGAGCTATGATTTGAACACAGACAACGACGTTTTATTTCCTCCTCATTATTTGACAACTGCCGTTTCGACAACAGCGGCTGGTAACGGTAGCTTGACTTCTGGCTGTCTCTACCAGCCGGGAGCTACCTCGGTGTCGCAAGTCAACTCGTCGTGGGCTCAATCGAGCAGCATACCCATCATAAACAGCTCAGACGAAACCAAGGCTCTAAGGGCAATATGCGATCTGGTCGTCAACTTCAGAGACTGCGGCTTGTCACCGGTGCTCAGTAACACTTTGTTCAACAAGACTGCCGATTCAGACGCCGAACCATACCAAAACATCTCCACTTCTGCCTCGTGGTCCTGGGCTATTGGTGAACCCCGAGACCCCTCACCTCCTGGCATCGACGAGGACTCGCAGCACATCGAGCGATGTGCAGTAATGGACCTCTCACTGGGGGGCCATTGGCGCTCCACTAACTGCAGCCAAGAGCGCCACGCCGCCTGTCGTGTGGGAAACCATCCCTTCACCTGGTCCCTGTCATCGGGAGCGTATACGTACTCAGACGCGTTCGACCATGCTTGCCCGGAGAATACATCCTTCTCCATACCCCGCACTGGCCTTGAGAACACCTACCTATACCATTCCCTGCTCAATGGATCCAAGGACACCTTGAACCCGGCAGCGACGGACCCCGCAAAGTACGAGGTTTGGCTTGATTTCAACTCCCTGGACGTTGCATCTTGCTGGGTAACAGGGGGTCCTGATTCTCCCTGCCCGTATGTAGCCGATCCACACCAGCTAGAACGGCGCACGGTGTTGGTCGCTGCCATTGCCGGAATCGTTATCTGCATCATCACTGCGCTCACGTTATTTGTAAAATGTAACGCGAACCGGAGAAATTCGAGGAGAGGCAAAAGGGTCATTCAAGGGTGGGAGTACGAAGGTGTTCCTTCGTAGTTTGTCCATTTTTCACGTGTACTATTCTCTTATATACTTCAATATAAAACGCGCATCTTATCCTTCTATTTGCTGCAAAACAATATTTATTGGATTTGAGGAAGCTACTAACTACCTAACACAGCTTTATGTAAAAAAAATGTATTATCAAACATGAAAGAAAATCTGTCACGTAAAACTCGCTACAATTCCATTCCATCGTGAACATGACCATGCCATCGTCAACAAACCTGATCATCCAATATTACCATGAATCCCAAGCTGCAGGTCTAGAGTCCAGCAAACCGAGCCCATCCGGCAGCCCTCATCGGCTTTGGATTCTTGGTGACCACGCCACCTCTACCTTCCTCGGCGATCTTTCCACTCACATCGCGTCGTCGTCCCACACCCAAGTTCGCGATGTAATTGCCATACGCCAAGGAGGAGCCTGATCCAAAATCATGCCGACCGATGTCAGCCCCGGAGTTACTGACAACACGACCCTTGCGATCACCGTCTGCAACAGCAGGATCCGTAGGTACAGGAGGGATCTCGTTTTCGACGTCTGAATCATCAGCGTCGTGCTGCTTAAGCGAACTGTATGTGTTCAGTTTCTGGCTGTTGCGTTTGACGAGCCTGCTCCGCTTCCGGTCCAGATCGCGCGAGTCGGGATCGTTCTGACCGCTTACGCTGCGCGCAACGCTGAGCCAAGGCTTATTGTTGAGCTCTCCGTAGAAGCGGCCTTTCTTCTCGGGGCTGTCTGGGGAGGTAGGGGAAGCGGGAGGGTTAGGAGCGAGGTTCGGGATATCAGTGAGAGGGGCACGGGCCGGGGGGTGAGGTGCATTGTCGGTCTCGTCCTGGACCGGCTGTGGGGTGGGAGGGTTGAGGGCTAGAGGGTTGACCTGGAGGGAGGCGGAGAATTGTCGCTCGCGGTCGTTGTGGTCCAGGAATATATTAATGTTGTGGTCGCCAATGTCTTGCTCGGCGTTGTCATAGAATCGTGTTGCCTGAGGATTATCATGAATGTCCTCGTCATTCGCATAGTGTTCGTGGAAAGCTAGTGATTCGTACTCGCCGCGAACGTCCTCCGAGATTGCCTCGTTAAGGTGCAGTTCGTAGCGCTGGGCGGAAGTAAGCCAGTCCTTGAAACTGCTACCTGCAGAGATAAGGCTCTCCGTTTGACTGTAGGCAGACGAGGGTTCTCGACGGGCTAGGTTCTCATTCAAACCAGCCTCTGCCGGTGAGGGTGACCGAGAAGGGTAGGCAATCCAGTTGCCCGAGTCTGGACTTACGCATTGAGCTCTGTCAGGAACGTCACGAGAGACTTGCTGAGCGTGGTCGCTATGAGAATCTGCCAAGGGCGATTGCACCGACGCTTGCTGGTCATGCTGTGCCAGGAAGGAGTGTTGAGGGACAGGTGGTACGGGTGGGACAACCGTGTCACGGTATGTAGATTGTTGTGATCGCCTCTTCTCGTTAATAACGGAAAACCGACTCGAGCCATCTTCTGAGGACTGGTTGCGAGTGTGCATGAATGGCACTTGCCGAGCAGGGCCAATAAGGGGTTCTTCCGCAGACGTGGCCGATGCAACAGTAGACAGGCTGCGATGCTTTTCGCTGATTTCCGACTTGTTTCGTTTATGAGGACGAGCGGTCAGATTGTCTTCGAGAGGATTCAGATCCGGAGGCAGTTGGGAGATCTGCCGGAATATTAAAGCCAGCCAGACGGAAATGCAGAGAGAGGTTAAATGAAAGCTTCCGTTGACAATACTAAGGATGAAGGTGGAATGAGCGATCTTGTCCGTGATACCAGCTTCCGCGCTCAGCAGAGTGCTCCAGTGGTAGGCATTGTTGGTGATCTGCTTGTACGCGATGTATGCGGAGAAGACATAGTATGGAACCAAGCCAAGGTCAAGCGTTGCCGCAAAAACCATGTAACTGGCCTGTGATCCAGCGGGTCTGGTGACTGGCGAGCGACATAGGTGGTAGATTCCATAGAGGGTATGGAGAATGGCAACGATAGGCTACACAGACATTAGCTGGATTCGCGTTTAGTCATGTTTGTGGACTCACCCCGACTCGAACGATCCAAATAATTGTGACAGCTACATTCTTGATGACAATAGCACAAAAGAGCGAGCCGAGAGCGCCGAGTAAAGCCAGCACGCGCAGACCAAGCTGTACCTTTCGGCCATAGAACACTCTCCCCTTTGTGCTGGGGCTCATGGGAGTCCAGCGTGACACTCCATCAGGAAAGTTCGAATACTATGGATCGAGCATCAATCAGCACATGCGCGCCCGAGAGCAGTTCCAAGAACTAACGTACTGAGTCAGGGTGTCTGTTGAAGCTAATATAAGGCCCTTTCTGCTTAGGTTTCGGCTTCGGACGAGTCCAGCTCGCCTGCGTCACGGCCTTTGGATTGAATGGACGATCCGTCGGACCATAGAAACTATGCGAGGAGGGAGGACCATAAAGGAACGGAGGTAATGATCTCCCCATGGCCGCGATGGATGATGCTTATCGGCGCATCCACGCGAGGAGCGGAATGTGGGCGTTGAATGACGCAGGCACAAAGGAATGTTTGGGGGGCTGTTCAACCAGAATGAGTATGCAAGGTACGATGGGGATGTGGTTCGAGAAGCACACGCGGAACCATGGAACAGGAAGAATGCACGAGGATAAAAGGAGACTGTCATCAAGATATTAGTCTACCTTAGGCGATAATCATCATCAGAGATCGGGCCCTTTGAAGACGGTTCCCAATCGGGTGGAGCATCAACACTGGCGATAGTCGGCACGGCAACCAGGTGATAAGGATCACGTGCAGATCCTCGGAGGAAAATGGAGTCATAGCGAGGCCGACTAGATCTCGAATGTCTAATTCTAAGAGTGCTACTTTCTAATGGGTAGTTCCATGGAATAACGATGAATCTCAAACGCGCTCCTTACCTTTGCGCGCAGTGCAGTGCAAAGATCAGTTACGCGTCGCTATACCGCCCACATGTTCAGCCACTGGCGCAATTGACAGCCCAGCGCCGTCACCAGAGCCAGACGATACGGGCCGATCGTCCGTTTCGCGTTGCCATTGTAGGGTCAGGACCTGCTGGATTCTATGCAGCCTATAGGCTGCTCTCAAAGGTCGAGGATGCCATGGTAGATATGTATGAGAAACTGCCGGTCCCCTTTGGCCTGGCACGATATGGAGTTGCGCCGGATCATCCGGAAGTCAAGGTACGCTCAATGCCTTTAAGCACGCCTTCGGAAACCATGTTGATTCCATTTTGGCAAATAGAACTGCGAGGAAAAGTTTACCGAAGTGGCAGCATCTCCGAGGTTCAACTTTATCGGCAACATCGAACTCGGCACAAATCTCCCTCTCAAAGCGCTGAAACCACATTACGACGCCATTCTATTCGCATACGGGGCGCCGAAAGATAAGAAGTTGGGTATACCTGGTGAGGATGCACTTCGGAACGTGTACTCGGCGCGAGAGTTTGTGGGGTGGTACAATGGCCTCCCGGAGCATCGTGATCTCGCGCCGGATCTTACAGCCGGTGAGGATGCTGTGATTGTTGGCCAGGGAAATGTTGCCCTAGATGTTGCAAGGATACTGTTGTCGGATATCAATACTCTACGAAGCACAGATATCGCAGAGTACGCGGTGGAAGAGTTGGTCAGGAGCAAGATCAAGCGCGTTCGGGTTGTCGGCCGTCGCGGGCCGTTGCAAGTACGTTGGACAAGTTTTCCACGGTATGCAATGCTAATCTGCTCTTAGGCCGCCTTTACAATTAAAGAGCTCAgggagcttcttcagctgccTTCTGTGTCGTTTGATCCCGTTCCTCGAGACCTCTTTCCACCAGACGAGGTTATATCCACGCTTCCTCGGGCACAGAAAAGATTAATGCAACTGCTGGCAAAGGGTTCGCCCAATGATCCCAATACCGCGAGCAAGTCATGGTCTTTAGatttccttctttctccGGAATGCCTGAATTGGTCACCTGTCTATCCTTTCCGCCTCTCGTCCGTCAGGTTCTCCCGCAATGAACTGGATCCGAGCAATCCTCACACACCTAGTGCCAAGATTACACCAAAGTACCTCTCAAGCGGGAAGCGGGCGCAAGTCGACATACCTGCCAACACTTTCTTCCGCAGTGTGGGCTACAAATCTCTCCCTCTGCCTGGGTTGGAAGATCTAGGCATCCAGTTCGATTCTGATCGCGGGGTGCTGCCCAACGACGGTTTTGGTAGAATTACCGTCCCGACCACTTCAGGGGGTAATGAGCGATTGCCCGACGGTTCGCTGATCTCCCATCTGCCTGGGCTGTACTGTGCAGGTTGGGTCAAGCGTGGCCCAACTGGCGTCATCGCCACCACCATGACCGATGCATTCACCACCGCTGACACTCTGGCTGCGGACAAGGCGAGTCAAACCGGCAAAGGATCCTTGCTGAATGGGCCGACCAATAGCACCGGTCTCGGCTGGGACGGTGTACGGCCCGAAGCAGAGAAGCGCGGGCTACGGCCAACCACCTGGCAGGACTGGGAACGCATCGACAAGGCAGAGCGGGAGCGAGGCCAGCAGAAGGGGAAAGCTCGAGATAAGTTTGGACGAGTGGAAGAGATGTTGGAGGTTATATCTTGATGACTAATGCTCTAGAATGTACATAACATATATATAGATTGTATGAAACCTTCACTCTGATGACATTAAAGGACTGTATATTAAACATCAATCAACACGTCGAAAGGATTGAAAGAGGCCATGAAAGCCAAGTCATTATGCATATGCAATTTGAAAAAACCTTTTGATCTGTCCCtgtgtctttctttgcagcCAACGATCCATCTATACACCAGAGGCACAGTGGGATGGGTCGGCCTCTTCATACGTTGCCTGCACCCTGCCCAACTCCACCGCCATGCCGTTCGTCAACTGGTCCATGGCACTCGTTGCAATGTTGAAGCCGCCAGGTGCGGCATCAATTGCCGTAACGTAGATGGTGTTTTGTTCATACTGCAGCTTGTAGCATTTTCCGCAGTTGGGGCTGTTCCAGCCGGGGATTGTGGGGGCGCCACCGATGCGAGCGAAGCCGGGCACGCTGCCAAAGGTAGGCCACTTGGTCACAAGGCCGTTGACGCCGTTGGAGCAGGAAACGTCGTTCATCGAGGTACCGGCATTGTCATAGCGCGGGTCGTAGGACACGGAGACAGGAATCGCATCTCTGGCCTCGTTCTCTGGCGTCGGGGCCGCGAGAGCGgaggagacgaagagggaGATGAGAGAGATGGGTGTGGTGAACTTCATTTTGAGAGGACGGGAGGCTTTGTGAAGGGAAGAGTCTTGATAGAGAAGCTTGAGAATGGGTGGATGGATGCCTTGGTGCTGCTATTTCCCAGGCTGTGGTATCTGGGATCGTGAAGCTTTATATActtctcttttccttatTTGTCCTGCTCCTCTTTCTATTATTAGCAATGAGATATCAAATACTGTCAACCGATCAGTCGTTCTGCCCTGCCGGTGAGGAGAGACACTGGAAGAACCCATCACAACCCATGGGTAAGCCCGACTCTCGATCCTCAGAAACCGGATCAATCGCGAATCGACATGAGTGAGACACCCCCTCAGCTGGCCGTAGAAAGTTACTAGGCAACTGAGATCGACATGGTGCAGGCATCGTCGTCATGATACAACAGTAGTACTACAGATGATAGTGGAGTGCCAAATGCGGGGATCCAAGACTCTGCAACTGACACCCGTTCGAGTAACGTTTGGTCATCTGATGAGGTTGAGTCCACCCTGCGATGAGACATACAGCTTCGCCctcttccagcaacttcCACCCGACTCGGGTGACACTGTCCATGTTTTGAGACATTTTGTGACACTTCTCAAGTACACAACTGCGGGAAAGTGCACTGAGTTGATAATACACTCCGTTGAATGAATGGAGATCCCGATGGACGAGACAGCTTAGACCGAACACTATCGCCAAGCAATAATAAATCATGCCTATTCTGGCTTGCTTGTACGCCAACGAACTGACCCTCCAGTCCGTCAGACGCCACATTGATCGTCAGGATCTAAAGTTCGAACCTTGATCGATGGAAATCCGGTTAAGGCTGAGCATTCCACGGCGTTTGCCAGTTTTCAGACCATAAACAACCGAATCAATGAGGCTAAGCGACAAAACAGGCAATGGTCTCACGTGTGGTATGCTTGTTGCTAAATATACATTCAGACACAAGCCGCCACCCGATGCAAGGGCTATCAGGATAGCCCTTGGCATCGAGCTTCTGAAGTCCATGGCAAGGAGAGCATCGGCATTTGGCATTGGGGAAATCTCTCAACATCGAAGGCTCTCAAAATCTTAATCGTCATTGGATCACACATGACGCACATTTGAGAAGCCGTCCGATCGGGTAAGATCCAGTCGCTACCACCAAGATAGATGCATTCCCGTAAGCGACTTTTGTGGCCTTTGTGTGAGCGCACCAAAAGTATGACAAATATTGGACAGGCTACCTGAGCTAAGTCGATATAGATGGGTTTATTACTCTCATTAATGCGGAAACAGTATTTGCCGACCGGATCAATGGATTTCCATTCTAGATGTTTCTCTGGACCGACGTCGTCAAATCAATCGAAAATCTCTTCCCCACGCAAACTCTGAACAAACATGTCTTTTGCATGCTAAGCGCT of Aspergillus fumigatus Af293 chromosome 2, whole genome shotgun sequence contains these proteins:
- a CDS encoding Sec62 family protein translocation protein, which codes for MAAPGGPSPQQIAAMQQQFAAEAARRGLTPEEFARQQREQLNAEAAKHGMTTEQYVHQLRMRAMAAHQQQMAQQQAQAAQQQGQAGPQQQQQQQQQQGQSGQPSPPQQQMQQVPVNPSNPPDPRAIAVAQFLRSQNLKSRTCILDGQRKDMFKVKRAIRALESPAYAKAAAKKNSLLPPVTDRASAENVFKLLPLSLLALRVSKVDPHAGHNHAKPKTRVKGLWTVKIEQHQETDPMMHYVWLYEGPQWKQKAMAAAVVAGIFAVVLFPLWPMMLRQGVWYLSVGMMGLLGLFFAMSIFRLILFCVTVFVVPPGLWLFPNLFEDVGFIDSFKPLWGWQESKKKKKKSKKAVAGAVTAEPQTASGKGEDSTPSATTTATPAADASGVVKRDLAPKVEEATEE
- a CDS encoding Lectin C-type domain protein, with protein sequence MGLSYDPDASLVNSTWVAVLLSERDVAGQIPINFVTVPAVSLTAACFGKNIYDASAAQKCISNLLAIGYRRFLIDIYWSVEQRNWILCPVAKPQDAQVVTVSTTPSPTATASAVTGTLTAVAAPSGSLLYELGPYLCSDNLDLSGLVDIFAEHFRVTNSQWNVYTTFITVNLHVASSTASFDQPAASVTNEQLPLPSEYVSALFNARLSTYIYRPSELAKERKNLNESWYAVDDGYQPITEYFTLHEDANGKQSTPDGWPSSKYVQLAQERRLFLEYGSVDSQLGSYDLNTDNDVLFPPHYLTTAVSTTAAGNGSLTSGCLYQPGATSVSQVNSSWAQSSSIPIINSSDETKALRAICDLVVNFRDCGLSPVLSNTLFNKTADSDAEPYQNISTSASWSWAIGEPRDPSPPGIDEDSQHIERCAVMDLSLGGHWRSTNCSQERHAACRVGNHPFTWSLSSGAYTYSDAFDHACPENTSFSIPRTGLENTYLYHSLLNGSKDTLNPAATDPAKYEVWLDFNSLDVASCWVTGGPDSPCPYVADPHQLERRTVLVAAIAGIVICIITALTLFVKCNANRRNSRRGKRVIQGWEYEGVPS
- the aspf13 gene encoding allergenic cerato-platanin Asp F13, giving the protein MKFTTPISLISLFVSSALAAPTPENEARDAIPVSVSYDPRYDNAGTSMNDVSCSNGVNGLVTKWPTFGSVPGFARIGGAPTIPGWNSPNCGKCYKLQYEQNTIYVTAIDAAPGGFNIATSAMDQLTNGMAVELGRVQATYEEADPSHCASGV
- a CDS encoding NADPH-adrenodoxin reductase gives rise to the protein MNLKRAPYLCAQCSAKISYASLYRPHVQPLAQLTAQRRHQSQTIRADRPFRVAIVGSGPAGFYAAYRLLSKVEDAMVDMYEKLPVPFGLARYGVAPDHPEVKNCEEKFTEVAASPRFNFIGNIELGTNLPLKALKPHYDAILFAYGAPKDKKLGIPGEDALRNVYSAREFVGWYNGLPEHRDLAPDLTAGEDAVIVGQGNVALDVARILLSDINTLRSTDIAEYAVEELVRSKIKRVRVVGRRGPLQAAFTIKELRELLQLPSVSFDPVPRDLFPPDEVISTLPRAQKRLMQLLAKGSPNDPNTASKSWSLDFLLSPECLNWSPVYPFRLSSVRFSRNELDPSNPHTPSAKITPKYLSSGKRAQVDIPANTFFRSVGYKSLPLPGLEDLGIQFDSDRGVLPNDGFGRITVPTTSGGNERLPDGSLISHLPGLYCAGWVKRGPTGVIATTMTDAFTTADTLAADKASQTGKGSLLNGPTNSTGLGWDGVRPEAEKRGLRPTTWQDWERIDKAERERGQQKGKARDKFGRVEEMLEVIS